One Phyllostomus discolor isolate MPI-MPIP mPhyDis1 chromosome 10, mPhyDis1.pri.v3, whole genome shotgun sequence genomic window carries:
- the LRRD1 gene encoding leucine-rich repeat and death domain-containing protein 1: MSEKEDSSEEAEDTTSQYKKEFESQLVEEPGFIKEISDLLREASDEKPSHQISEMHPTMDTSSAHDDTSTSFPESKSKGNEEQRETQVSENGTTYDISQSTTETSQSPSLLVSEMTAESQASVDFLSHGTLGKISPQLSEENEKGLGLGSDDSTVNLKAKGLQKFPKEILKIKYVKNLYLDENQIKSFEGEDFSELRGLEILSLQENKLSSLPSEIQLLHNLRILNISDNQISQIPREILQLRNISQLFLNNNGIENFPSDVESLRNLEILSLAKNKLRHIPDTVSSLKNLSILNLEYNQLTIFPKALCFLPKLISLNLTGNLIRSLPKEISELKNLGKLLMDHNKLTFLPVQIFHLLKMQELQLTDNKLEAISHKIENFRKLRILILDKNLLEEIPEKIANCVMLECLNLSDNKLTKLPKNIYKLKNLRKFYVNRNNILKIPENISHLINMFSLGFSGNIITDIPIEIKNCRKITKIDLSYNKIMYFPIGLCALEHLYYLSIHGNYISEIPGDISFSKQLLHLEFNENKLLIFSEHLCSLINLQYLDLSRNQIRKISPSISNMASLRVLILCCNKFEAFPIEVCTLENLQVLDISENQIQEIPSEICNLKGIQKLNISSNQFMNFPIELCQLQSLEELNISQINGRKLTRLPQELSNMTLLKGLDISNNAIKEIPENIGELRSLVSLNANNNQISYLPPSFLSLNKLQQLQLSGNNLTALPSGIDNLISLKNINFDDNPLLRPPMEICKGKQLYTIARYLQRADERDEKILEKIFKIVANNITKTNFKFFCQKLSLVFSETDMSTKSTVSLSEGVHQTLTRWRMENNKLSTAALRDQLIRALTMIGAYEIIDKITVLKLSTCTIKF, encoded by the exons ATGTCTGAAAAGGAAGATAGTTCAGAAGAGGCAGAGGATACCACTAGTCAATACAAGAAAGAATTTGAATCACAGTTGGTAGAGGAACCtggatttattaaagaaatatcagATTTATTAAGGGAAGCTTCTGATGAGAAACCTTCCCACCAGATTAGTGAAATGCATCCTACAATGGACACATCAAGTGCACATGATGATACATCCACATCCTTCCCTGAAAGTAAGTCtaagggaaatgaagaacaaagggAAACTCAAGTATCtgaaaatggcactacatatgaCATCTCACAGTCAACAACTGAAACTTCACAAAGTCCATCATTATTAGTATCTGAGATGACTGCTGAATCTCAGGCTTCTGTTGATTTCCTATCTCATGGTACATTAGGAAAAATTAGTCCACAACTCtctgaagaaaatgagaaaggactTGGCTTAGGATCAGATGACTCAACCGTTAACCTGAAGGCCAAGGGTTTACAAAAATTCcctaaggaaattttaaaaataaaatatgtaaaaaatctATATTTAGATGAGAACCAAATCAAAAGTTTTGAAGGAGAAGACTTCAGTGAGTTGCGAGGACTTGAAATTCTGTCCTTGCAAGAGAATAAGTTATCATCACTTCCATCTGAAATTCAGTTACTTCACAATTTAAGGATATTAAATATCAGTGACAACCAAATATCACAAATTCCTAGAGAAATATTACAGCTTAGGAACATCAgtcaactttttttaaataacaatggCATTGAGAATTTTCCTTCTGATGTAGAAAGTCTTAGAAACTTGGAAATTTTAAGTTTGGCTAAAAATAAGTTAAGACATATACCAGATACTGTGTCTAGTTTAAAAAACTTGAGCATTCTCAATCTGGAATATAATCAGTTAACGATATTTCCTAAAGCTCTGTGCTTCCTTCCAAAGTTAATTTCACTAAACCTTACTGGAAACCTAATTCGCAGTTTGCCAAAAGAAATTAGTGAGCTTAAAAATTTAGGGAAACTTTTAATGGATCACAATAAACTTACATTTTTGCCAGTGCAAATTTTTCACTTGCTCAAAATGCAAGAACTCCAACTGACTGACAATAAATTAGAAGCTATTTCacacaaaattgaaaattttaggAAACTTAGGATTCTAATACTTGATAAAAATTTATTGGAAGAAATACCAGAGAAAATTGCCAACTGTGTAATGTTGGAATGTCTTAATCTTAGtgataataaattaacaaaacttCCTAAGAACATCTATAagcttaaaaatttaagaaaattttatgtaaacagaaataatatattgaaaatacCTGAAAATATCTCACACCTTATTAATATGTTCAGTCTAGGATTTTCAGGAAATATAATCACAGATATTcccattgaaataaaaaactgcaggaaaataactaaaattgACTTgagttataataaaataatgtactttCCGATAGGTTTGTGTGCTTTAGAACATCTCTATTATTTGAGTATTCATGgaaattatatttcagaaataCCTGGGGATATATCTTTCAGTAAACAACTGCTTCATTTAGAgtttaatgaaaacaaactccTCATATTTTCTGAGCACTTATGTTCTCTTATTAATCTTCAGTACCTGGATCTTAGTAGAAACCAAATAAGGAAAATTTCACCATCTATTTCCAATATGGCATCACTCCGTGTTCTTATTTTATGCTGTAATAAATTTGAAGCTTTCCCTATAGAAGTGTGTACTTTAGAAAATTTGCAAGTACTTGATATTTCAGAAAACCAAATACAGGAAATTCCTTCAGAGATCTGTAACTTAAAAGGAATCCAGAAATTAAACATCTCAAGCAATCAGTTTATGAATTTTCCTATTGAACTGTGTCAGCTTCAATCCCTGGAAGAGCTGAATATAAGTCAAATAAATGGGAGAAAG TTAACAAGACTTCCACAAGAGCTGTCTAATATGACTCTACTTAAAGGACTTGACATCTCAAATAATGCCATCAAAGAGATTCCAGAAAATATAGGGGAACTGAGAAGTCTGGTTAGTTTAAATGCAAACAACAATCAAATAAGTTATCTGCCCCCATCTTTTCTATCTTTAAACAAACTCCAGCAACTACAATTGAGTG gAAATAATCTTACAGCCCTGCCAAGTGGTATCGATAACCTTATTTCACTGAAGAATATAAATTTTGACGATAACCCTTTGCTGAGACCTCCAATGGAAATCTGTAAAGGAAAACAGCTGTATACTATTGCACGCTATCTACAGAGGGCAGATGAAAGAGACG agaaaatcttagagaagATCTTCAAGATAGTTGCCAACAATATCActaaaacaaactttaaatttttctgtCAAAAATTAAGCCTGGTATTCTCAGAAACGGATATGTCTACAAAGAG cacTGTTTCATTAAGTGAGGGAGTCCACCAAACACTTACCAGGTGGAGAATGGAAAATAACAAATTGTCCACTGCTGCTTTAAGAGACCAACTAATTCGGGCGCTAACTATGATAGGAGCATATGAAATTATTGACAAAATAACCGTTTTAAAACTTTCTACATGTACAATTAAATTTTGA